A single region of the Lycium barbarum isolate Lr01 chromosome 2, ASM1917538v2, whole genome shotgun sequence genome encodes:
- the LOC132627735 gene encoding 1-aminocyclopropane-1-carboxylate synthase 3-like: MLKMLSKMAMCKSHGQDSSYFIGWQEYEKNPYDPIQNPSGIIQMGLAENQLSFDLLESWLTRNQDVIQFRENGGSMFRDLALFQDYHGLQAFKNVLVEFMAEIRRKKVKFDPEKLVLTAGSTSANETLIFCLSEPGEALLIPTPYYPGFDRDLKWRTRAEIVPIHCYSSNNFRITESALEEAYEQAQKLNLRVKCVFITNPSNPLGTTMSRDELNILITFAMTKNIHIVSDEIYAGTVFDSPKFISITEALIDRKLEKSKMWNQVHIVSSLSKDLGLPGFRIGMIYSNNETLIAAATKMSSFGLISSQTQYLLSKILGDKKFVKRYIKENKKQLKHRREMLASGLATSGIECLKSNAGLFCFVDMRHLLKSNTFEAEMELWKKIISDVGLNVSPGSSCHCSEPGWFRICFANMSGETLDIAMQRINNFVNSSTDFCRDIQQQPPLMAAASSRRRTIANWVVKLSSGDGRTLKDGI, from the exons ATGTTGAAAATGCTGTCCAAAATGGCTATGTGCAAATCACACGGTCAAGATTCTTCTTATTTCATAGGATGGCAAGAATATGAGAAGAACCCTTATGATCCCATTCAAAATCCTTCTGGTATTATTCAAATGGGTCTAGCTGAGAATCAG CTATCTTTCGATCTTCTTGAATCATGGCTCACAAGGAACCAAGATGTAATTCAGTTTAGAGAAAATGGAGGATCCATGTTCAGAGACTTGGCTCTTTTCCAAGATTATCATGGCTTGCAGGCTTTCAAGAAT GTACTAGTGGAATTCATGGCTGAGATCAGAAGAAAGAAAGTAAAATTTGATCCAGAGAAGTTAGTACTCACAGCTGGTTCAACTTCAGCAAATGAAACCCTCATATTTTGCTTATCTGAACCTGGAGAAGCTCTCCTTATTCCAACTCCTTATTATCCCGG GTTTGATAGGGACCTTAAATGGAGAACAAGGGCTGAAATTGTACCCATACACTGCTACAGTTCAAATAATTTCAGAATTACTGAATCCGCCCTTGAAGAAGCATATGAACAAGCCCAAAAGCTGAATTTAAGAGTCAAGTGTGTATTCATCACAAATCCTTCAAATCCACTAGGTACAACAATGTCACGGGACGAACTAAACATTCTAATCACATTTGCCATGACCAAAAATATTCATATAGTTAGCGACGAAATATACGCTGGAACAGTATTCGATTCACCAAAATTCATAAGCATTACGGAGGCATTAATCGACAGAAAACTCGAAAAATCCAAAATGTGGAACCAAGTTCACATTGTGTCGAGTCTATCAAAGGATCTAGGCCTTCCAGGTTTCAGAATTGGTATGATTTATTCGAATAACGAAACACTTATAGCTGCTGCTACAAAAATGTCGAGTTTTGGACTAATTTCGTCGCAAACTCAGTATCTATTGTCTAAAATTCTTGGAGATAAAAAATTTGTAAAACGTTACATTAAAGAAAACAAGAAGCAATTGAAACATAGAAGGGAAATGCTCGCTTCAGGGCTAGCGACTTCGGGGATTGAGTGTTTGAAAAGTAACGCTGGTTTATTTTGCTTTGTGGATATGAGGCATTTGCTAAAGTCTAACACATTTGAAGCAGAAATGGAATTGTGGAAGAAAATAATTAGTGATGTTGGTTTAAATGTGTCTCCTGGATCCTCTTGTCACTGCAGTGA acCTGGCTGGTTCAGAATTTGTTTCGCGAATATGTCAGGAGAAACTCTTGACATCGCGATGCAGAGGATTAATAATTTTGTCAATTCCAGCACAGATTTTTGCCGGGATATTCAGCAGCAGCCTCCATTAATGGCGGCCGCTAGCTCAAGAAGGAGGACAATTGCGAATTGGGTTGTGAAGTTATCATCAGGTGATGGAAGAACGTTGAAAGATGGAATATAG